In Solanum stenotomum isolate F172 chromosome 6, ASM1918654v1, whole genome shotgun sequence, one DNA window encodes the following:
- the LOC125867697 gene encoding auxin-responsive protein SAUR50-like gives MASIKKVHMITKIVRLKQVVKRWKDNSLRPRSVLSYSSSDSDEPAQPDLNCNRRRTPSGSLAVYVGVDENERRRFVIPTRFLNLPVFISLLDKAEEEFGFQPTGGLVLPCEVELFLEILSLLEIDEQRFGVLGLDEILMVISDSGLDQSCKEAASHGFTPLLQKARV, from the coding sequence ATGGCCTCTATCAAAAAAGTTCACATGATTACCAAAATTGTTCGCCTTAAACAAGTCGTTAAGCGATGGAAGGACAACTCTCTTCGTCCTCGTTCCGTTCTCTCTTACTCCTCTTCCGATTCCGACGAACCAGCGCAACCTGATTTGAACTGCAACCGCCGCCGTACGCCGTCCGGTTCATTGGCGGTTTACGTAGGGGTTGATGAAAATGAGCGGCGCCGGTTTGTGATTCCGACTCGATTTCTGAATCTGCCTGTGTTCATTTCGTTACTTGATAAGGCGGAGGAGGAGTTCGGGTTTCAACCTACCGGAGGATTGGTTTTGCCCTGTGAGGTTGAGTTGTTCTTGGAGATTCTGAGTCTGCTTGAAATTGATGAACAGAGATTCGGTGTTTTAGGGTTAGATGAGATTTTGATGGTGATTTCTGATTCGGGTTTAGATCAGTCTTGTAAAGAAGCTGCTTCACATGGATTTACTCCTCTGCTTCAGAAGGCTAGGGTTTAa
- the LOC125869335 gene encoding uncharacterized protein LOC125869335 — MEPYNTLKMKRKDLEDVYDEFSEFSLSSPARKIRRLDADLPPIIEEVEEPEIPIAFEQAATYPSFGSNAVNRGLVIEELPSVPENEERAIVLFKPMNTQPMHSPSNFSVKVDPQFLNGFKSQIFWDNTANAFRLVDNEATEQDDCSSAKECLAVVPWVPSQFPSAAEAEVLSQPDVSDMMDAEDMEGVAMDIEDNSVDVEPRTAVETGAVGVNDGLHHWQQQHCMTTTQLPQNTSTPIPWYR; from the exons ATGGAGCCATACAATACATTGAAGATGAAGAGGAAGGATTTGGAAGATGTTTATGATGAATTCTCTGaattttcactttcttctcCCGCCAGAAAAATTCGTCGACTG GATGCAGATTTGCCTCCCATAATAGAAGAGGTTGAAGAACCAGAGATTCCTATAGCTTTTGAGCAAGCAGCTACTTATCCAAGCTTCGGAAGCAATGCAGTAAATAGGGGTCTAGTAATTGAGGAACTGCCAAGTGTGCCTGAGAATGAAGAGAGGGCAATTGTTCTATTCAAGCCCATGAACACACAGCCTATGCATTCCCCTTCTAATTTCTCCGTTAAAGTGGATCCCCAGTTTCTTAATGGTTTCAAGA GTCAAATCTTCTGGGATAACACTGCAAATGCATTTAGACTAGTTGACAATGAAGCAACGGAACAGGACGACTGTAGTTCTGCAAAAGAATGTCTAGCGGTTGTTCCCTGGGTTCCATCTCAATTTCCTTCTGCAGCAGAAGCTGAAGTCCTTAGTCAACCTGATGTTTCAGATATGATGGATGCTGAAGATATGGAGGGAGTAGCTATGGATATTGAAGATAACAGTGTGGATGTTGAACCACGAACTGCAGTCGAGACTGGTGCAGTTGGTGTAAATGATGGTTTGCATCATTGGCAACAACAGCATTGTATGACGACGACTCAACTGCCTCAGAACACATCAACACCTATTCCCTGGTACCGGTAA
- the LOC125867687 gene encoding ethanolamine-phosphate cytidylyltransferase-like, whose amino-acid sequence MDFESNSWIGERLCYYPRLLGGVMLTAALLGVSTSYLTGISAPTLPHFLPNLSIFHKKKRGKKRIRVYMDGCFDLMHYGHANAIRQAKELGDELIVGVVSDEEIVANKGPPVLCMEERLALISGLKWVDEVIANAPYAITEDFMNRLFMEHKIDYIIHGDDPCLLPDGTDAYALAKKAGRYKQIKRTEGVSSTDIVGRILSSAKSISQDCSNSSLPSKDDNVNHVHAEEKMSKIDHISSFLPTSRRIVQFSNGKGPGPNARVVYIDGAFDLFHAGHVEILRSARQLGDFLLVGVYTDETISEHRGHQYPLMNLHERSLSVLACRYVDEVIIGAPWEVTHDMVTTFNISVVVHGTVSERNSSTGEEHDPYAVPKNMGIFRVIESPKDITTTSVAQRIIANHEMYVKRNTKKEASEKKYYAEKQYISGD is encoded by the exons ATGGATTTTGAAAGCAATAGCTGGATTGGGGAAAGGCTGTGTTACTACCCCAGGCTTTTGGGTGGAGTCATGCTAACTGCAGCCTTGCTCGGGGTTTCAACTAGCTATTTAACAGGGATTAGTGCTCCTACTCTACCCCACTTTTTACCCAATCTAAGTATCTTTCATAAAAAGAAGCGTGGGAAGAAGCGTATTCGTGTTTATATGGATGGGTGTTTTGATCTGATGCATTATGGACATGCAAATGCAATAAGACAAGCAAAAGAATTAGGAGACGAGTTAATAGTTGGAGTTGTTAGTGATGAAGAAATTGTAGCTAATAAGGGTCCACCGGTTTTATGCATGGAAGAAAG ACTCGCCCTTATTAGTGGGTTGAAGTGGGTGGATGAAGTAATTGCCAATGCTCCTTATGCAATTACTGAAGATTTTATGAACCGTCTGTTTATGGAGCATAAGATTGATTACATTATACACGGTGATGATCCCTGTCTATTACCCGATGGAACTGATGCTTATGCCCTAGCAAAGAAAGCTGGTCGTTACAAGCAGATTAAACGCACTGAAGGTGTCTCCAGCACAGATATTGTAG GAAGGATTCTTTCATCTGCTAAAAGTATTTCTCAAGATTGCTCCAATTCATCTCTCCCCAGCAAAGATGATAATGTGAACCATGTACATGCTGAGGAAAAAATGTCGAAGATTGATCACATATCTAGTTTTCTGCCCACATCTAGACGGATTGTGCAATTTTCGAATGGAAAG GGGCCTGGGCCAAATGCTCGAGTTGTGTATATTGATGGTGCTTTCGATCTTTTTCATGCTGGCCATGTGGAG ATTCTTCGAAGTGCCAGACAGCTTGGAGATTTTCTCTTAGTTGGAGTTTACACTGATGAGACTATCAG CGAACATCGTGGACATCAGTATCCACTGATGAATCTGCATGAGCGCAGTCTTAGTGTACTTGCCTGCCGCTATGTTGATGAGGTCATTATTGGTGCCCCTTGGGAAGTGACCCACGATATG GtaacaactttcaatatttctgTGGTTGTACATGGGACAGTTTCTGAAAGGAACTCTTCTACAGGA GAAGAACATGATCCCTATGCAGTACCTAAAAACATGGGAATCTTCCGAGTAATTGAGAGCCCTAAAGACATTACAACCACTTCAGTTGCTCAAAGAATCATTGCCAACCACGAGATGTATGTG AAAAGGAACACAAAAAAGGAAGCAAGTGAGAAGAAGTACTATGCAGAGAAGCAGTATATTTCAGGCGATTAA